A stretch of DNA from Vallitalea longa:
TAAATATATTATTTCACGAGATGAAAAATCCCAAGATCATAAATTACTTAGAAAAGGATAATAAAAAATATATTCCCGTATCTATTGAGTTAAAGCAAGGCGTTACTGTCATAACTGGAGCTAATATGGGAGGGAAAAGTGTTACTATCAAAACGATAGTCCTCAATCTGATCTTAGCTCAAATGGGATTCTATGTATTTGCAGTAAAAGCGTCATTTTCTATGATGGATTTCATTTATTTGGTATCAGATGATATGCAGTCCATAAGTAGAGGACTCAGTTCGTTTGGTGCAGAGATAATTAAGATAAATGAAGCGGTAGAGGATATTAAGAAAAGTAATGGTTTCATTGGATTAGATGAATTTGCACGAGTAACTAATCCTAGAGAAGGTTTTATTCTTTTAAAAGCTTTATGTAAATTTTTGAAAGACTATAATACCATAAGTCTAGTATCGACTCATTATGATGGTATTATAGATAAAGATATCAAACATTATCAAGTTGTAGGGTTGAAGAATGTTGATGATAACATACTTAAGAGACACATTAGTATAGATAAAGAAGATTCTATTAGTATCATTCAAGAAAAGATGGATTATAGATTAGAGATTGTAGATGAAAAATGTACTGTTCCCAAAGATGCATTGAAAGTAGCTAAAATGATGGGACTGGATGAAAAGATAATTGAGTATACAGAGTCAGGGTAAAGTGTTATTTGAGATATAATAACTTAATTGTATATGTTCAAATGAATAAGCATTATAGATATATGGCACTTAGTAATATAAAAGAAAGTTGGTGGGGATTTATGGAAAGTAAGATAAATCTTGATACGAAGCTAGTGAATCTATGTAGGAATTCTGCAAGGAATATAGCTAAAGAGACGCAGGAGTTTATTGAAAAGCATACGACAGTATCTGTAGAAAGAACAGTTTGTAGGTTGTTAGGAATTGATGGGATCAATGAGTATCAGGTTCCCCTTCCTAATGTAGTAGTGGATAACATTAAAAAGGGAAATGGTTTGTCGGTAGGAGCAGCAGTCTATATTGGTAATGCTATGATTAGATACTCTCTTACACCACAACAGATAGCAGAAAAAGTGTCTAGTGGAGAATTGGATCTGACCAAGATTCCTATGGAAGATATATTTGATATTAAGTTGGAAGTATCAAAGATTGCAAAAGAAACAGTGGCTAAGATAAGGGAAAACAGTAATAAAAGAGAAGATATGTTAAAAGAATTTGGAGATAAGACAGAACCATATCTCTATGTAATTGTCGCAACAGGTAATATATATGAAGATATTACTCAAGCAGTTGCAGCAGCAAAGCAAGGAGCGGATATCATTGCTGTTATCAGGACAACAGGACAAAGTCTTCTTGATTACGTTCCTTATGGAGTAACTACGGAAGGATTTGGAGGTACTTATGCTACTCAAGAAAATTTCCGTCTGATGAGAGAAGCTCTGGATGAAGTTTCTATGGAATTAGGAAGATATATAAGATTATGTAATTATTGTTCTGGTTTATGTATGCCTGAAATAGCTGCTATGGGAGCTATTGAAAGATTGGATGTAATGCTCAATGATGCTTTGTACGGGATATTGTTCAGAGATATCAATATGCAGAGAACCATGATAGATCAGCATTTTTCAAGAACCATAAATGGATATGCGGGAGTTATTATCAATACAGGAGAAGATAATTATCTTACTACTTCTGATGCTGTTGAAGAAGCACATACCGTTCTGGCTTCACAGTTCATTAATGAACAATTTGCTTTGCTGGCAGGATTGAAAGAAGAATTAATGGGTCTGGGTCATGCATTTGAAATGAATCCAGAATTAAAAGATGGTTTTCTACTGGAATTGGCACAAGCCCAAATGGCAAGAGAGATTTTTCCAAAGGCTCCTTTGAAGTATATGCCTCCAACTAAATTTATGACAGGAGATATCTTTAAAGGACATGTGCAAAATACCTTATTTAATATGGTTTCCATATTGACTAACCAGAGAATTCATCTGTTAGGTATGTTGACAGAAGCTATACATACACCATTTATGGCTGACAGGGCTCTTTCTATTGAAAATGCAAGATATGTTTTCAATAACATGCATTCTTTGGGAGATGAAATTACATATAAAAAAGATGGTATCATTCAAAACAGAGCTAAAGAAGTTTTGATGAAAACGAATGATTTGTTGTTGGAAATTGAAAAAGAAGGACTTTTCAAGACTCTTGAAAAAGGTATTTTCGCAGGAGTCAAGAGACCAATAGATGGTGGTAAGGGATTAGATGGTGTTATACCAAAAGATAGGGAGTATTTTAATCCTTTTATAGAATTGATGTTAGATAAATAGAAAGGGTGGTATATATGAGTAGTGGTTTATACTCTATGGAGAAGAGGGATTATGATACAACATTCGACCCAAGTAAGTTAGCACCTTATGGAGATACAATGAATGATGGAAAAGTACAGATAAGTTTTACACTACCAGTTGTTGATGATGAGAATGCAATGGAAGCAGCTAAGATTCTAGCTAAGAAAATGGGAGTGTCAGAACCATCTGTAGTCTGTCATAATGCATTGGATAAAGAATTTACTTTCTATGTTGTATACGGTGGAGTAAGTCATAGGGTTGACTATACTAAAATTCATGTTGAACGTATTGAAGTTGATACAATGAATATGAAAGAGATAGATAATTATATAAGGGAGCATATCAAAAGGAAAGTTGTTGTTATAGGAGCAAGTACGGGTACTGATGCCCATACTGTAGGTATAGATGCAATCATGAACATGAAAGGATATGCAGGACATTATGGTTTAGAAAGATATGAGATGATAGAAGCATATAATCTGGGAAGTCAAGTTCCTAATGAAGAATTCATTAAAAAAGCAATAGAATTGAAAGCTGATGTACTACTGGTATCTCAGACAGTTACACAAAAAAATATTCATATCGCTAATCTAACTAATTTGGTGGAACTTCTGGAAGCAGAAGGACTGAGGGATAAAATAATACTTGCATGCGGTGGACCAAGGATTACTCATGAGCTTGCAAAAGAACTTGGATATGATGCTGGATTTGGACCAGGAAAATATGCTGATGATGTAGCTTCTTTTGCTGTAACTCAGATAAAGGAAAGAGCAAATAGATAAATCAATAAAATAAAGAGGTTATTAAATCTTGAGTATATAATTTAATAACTTCTTTTGTTTTGATGTATTAAATATTAGAAGTGATTATATTGTAAATAAATTAGAAGTGATTATTTGGTTGGTTTGAAATTTCTACAAGCTTCCACGTAAGCAAGTATATTTTCCCAAGGTACTTCTGGTTCTAATAAATGTGTTGGAGCACAAATTAATCCACCTTTTTTCCCTGCTAAAGTTAAATTTTTGATTACTTCGTCTTTAATCTCTTTGGGTGTTCCAAATGGCATTGTTGTCTGAGTACCTATAGTTCCAAAAAAAGATATCTGGTCGCTATATTTTTTATGGATTTCATCAAAAGCCATACATTCTGGTTGAATTGGATTGAGCACATCTACACCTGCGTCTATAAGATGTGGTATAAAAGGTGTTATGAAACCGCAGCTGTGGTAGAAAATTATTATATCGGGATTAATTTTCTTAACGGTATCTATAATTTTTTTTAGTCTGGGTTTTAGCCAATTTACATACATATCTTCGCTGAGCATTATACTATTTTGCATACCTACATCATCCCCAAAGAAAAGTATATCTGCACCAGCTTCAACGAA
This window harbors:
- a CDS encoding lysine 5,6-aminomutase subunit alpha, coding for MESKINLDTKLVNLCRNSARNIAKETQEFIEKHTTVSVERTVCRLLGIDGINEYQVPLPNVVVDNIKKGNGLSVGAAVYIGNAMIRYSLTPQQIAEKVSSGELDLTKIPMEDIFDIKLEVSKIAKETVAKIRENSNKREDMLKEFGDKTEPYLYVIVATGNIYEDITQAVAAAKQGADIIAVIRTTGQSLLDYVPYGVTTEGFGGTYATQENFRLMREALDEVSMELGRYIRLCNYCSGLCMPEIAAMGAIERLDVMLNDALYGILFRDINMQRTMIDQHFSRTINGYAGVIINTGEDNYLTTSDAVEEAHTVLASQFINEQFALLAGLKEELMGLGHAFEMNPELKDGFLLELAQAQMAREIFPKAPLKYMPPTKFMTGDIFKGHVQNTLFNMVSILTNQRIHLLGMLTEAIHTPFMADRALSIENARYVFNNMHSLGDEITYKKDGIIQNRAKEVLMKTNDLLLEIEKEGLFKTLEKGIFAGVKRPIDGGKGLDGVIPKDREYFNPFIELMLDK
- a CDS encoding OAM dimerization domain-containing protein, yielding MSSGLYSMEKRDYDTTFDPSKLAPYGDTMNDGKVQISFTLPVVDDENAMEAAKILAKKMGVSEPSVVCHNALDKEFTFYVVYGGVSHRVDYTKIHVERIEVDTMNMKEIDNYIREHIKRKVVVIGASTGTDAHTVGIDAIMNMKGYAGHYGLERYEMIEAYNLGSQVPNEEFIKKAIELKADVLLVSQTVTQKNIHIANLTNLVELLEAEGLRDKIILACGGPRITHELAKELGYDAGFGPGKYADDVASFAVTQIKERANR